From Dasypus novemcinctus isolate mDasNov1 chromosome 19, mDasNov1.1.hap2, whole genome shotgun sequence, a single genomic window includes:
- the LOC131274552 gene encoding transmembrane protein 132B-like: MVAEGEGQGPLIKLELTISEPCQKTKRKSVLAVGKGHVKVKFEPSVGEHQGGTNNIEGTDQEYKGHLSNSIEREGSQERAVQEWFQHGASVGQGEGANKSTTPRSPMEGKKKLLKSGGPDAFTSFPTCRKLPEPNSPGDLTVTSRGLTDLEIGMYALLCVFCLAILVFLINCVAFAWKYRHKRFAVSEQGNIPHSHDWVWLGNEVELLENPVDITLPSELCTTMIDRGLQLGERNFLLNCSPQKTFHSQLLRPPDCVYKKEMKTDPINPSGPKRKRVKFTSYTTILPEDGGPYTNSILFDSDDSIKWVCQDMGLGDAQDFRDYMERLQEQM, translated from the coding sequence ATGGTTGCGGAGGGTGAAGGGCAAGGGCCCTTGATTAAGTTAGAACTTACGATCAGTGAACCTTGTCAGAAGACCAAGAGGAAGAGTGTTCTTGCTGTGGGTAAAGGGCATGtcaaggtcaaatttgaaccaAGTGTGGGTGAGCACCAAGGAGGCACCAACAACATCGAGGGCACGGATCAGGAGTATAAAGGCCATCTCAGTAACTCCATAGAGcgagaaggaagccaggagagggcAGTTCAGGAGTGGTTCCAACATGGCGCATCTGTTGGCCAAGGGGAAGGTGCCAACAAAAGCACAACGCCGCGGTCTCCCATGGAGGGAAAGAAGAAGCTACTCAAGAGCGGTGGTCCAGATGCGTTCACGAGCTTCCCCACGTGCAGGAAGTTACCCGAGCCCAACAGTCCTGGTGACCTGACGGTGACCTCCAGGGGGCTAACTGACCTGGAGATCGGCATGTACGCCCTGCTCTGCGTCTTCTGCCTGGCCATTCTGGTCTTCTTGATCAACTGCGTGGCGTTTGCTTGGAAGTACAGGCACAAAAGGTTTGCCGTGAGCGAGCAGGGCAACATCCCCCACTCCCATGACTGGGTCTGGCTGGGGAACGAGGTGGAGCTTCTGGAGAACCCCGTTGACATCACGCTCCCGTCGGAGTTGTGCACGACCATGATAGACAGGGGGCTGCAGCTCGGGGAGAGGAACTTCCTTCTCAACTGCAGCCCCCAGAAGACTTTCCACAGCCAGCTCCTCAGACCTCCTGACTGTGTCTACAAGAAGGAAATGAAGACTGACCCAATAAACCCTTCGGGCCCCAAGAGGAAGAGAGTCAAGTTTACTTCCTACACCACCATTCTCCCGGAGGACGGCGGCCCGTACACCAACTCCATCCTGTTCGACAGCGACGACAGCATTAAGTGGGTCTGCCAGGACATGGGGCTGGGGGACGCCCAGGACTTCAGAGACTACATGGAaaggctgcaggagcagatgtga